The sequence AACTCCTACATGAATACAAAGATGTTTTTGcctggtcatatcaggatatgtcTGGATTGGATACTAGCATAGTGGAGCATAAATATCCCTTAAAACCCAATTCTTCTCCggtgaaacaaaaattaaggcGAATGAAGTCCGACATGTCATTAAAAATCAgggaagaaataaaaaaacaatttgacgcAAGATTCCTCGTTGTGGCAAATTATCCCCAATGGATAGCCAATATTGTACCAGTGCCAAAAAAGGATGGCAAAGTATGAATGTGTGTCGATTATAGGGACCttaataaagctagtcctaaagatgatttccTGTTACCTCACATCGATATTTTGGTTGATAATACGGCTCGCCATTCACTCTTTTCCTTTATGGATAGTTTCTCTGGGTATAATCAAATTAAGATGGCAGCTGAAGAATGTTGAGGCAACCTACCAAAGAGCTATGGTAACCCTATTCCATGACATGATACATAAAGAGGTCGAAGTTTATGGAGACGATATGATTGCTAAGTCACAAACCGAAGACGAACATATTGTTGATCTAAAGAAACTCTTCAAAAGACTTAGAAAGTTTAAGCTAAAGCTCAACCCCTCCAAATGCATTTTTGGGATGAGATCGGGAAAAGTATTGGGATTTGTGGTTAGTCAGAGAGGAATAGAGGTTGATCCTGATAAGATTCAAGCCATTGCAGAAATGCCTCCCCGAGTACAGAAAAAGAAGTTCGCGGTTTTCttgggagactaaattatatttcaagatttatatcacaACTAACTGCAACTTGTGAACcgatatttaaacttttatggAAAAATCAAACAGTTGTGTGGAATGAAGAATGTCAAAATGCATTTGAAAAAATCCGACAGTATTTGCAAAATCCTCCAATTCTAGCCCCACCAGTTCTCGGCTGACCCTTGATTATGTATCTTAAGTCCTTGACGGGGCCATGGGATGCGTACTGGGGCAACATGATGAAACAGGAAAAAAGGAGCATGCCATTTATTatctaagtaaaaaatttacagaTGTTGAAACAAGATATACGATGTTAGAACGTACTTGTTGTGCCTTAGCCTGGACGGCTCATcgcttgaggcaatacatgctTTGCCATACAACTTATTTGATATCCAAAATAGATCCAATCAAGTACATTTTTGAAAAGCCCGCTCTCACAGGGCGAATTGCTCGATGGCAGGTGATGTTATTAGAATATGATATTACCTATGTTACTCAGAAAGCCATCAAAGGGAGTGCCTTAGCAGATTATCTAGCTAATCAACCTGTTGATGATTATAAATCAATGCAATGTGAATTCCCAGAAGAAAATATcatggttttgtttgaagaatATGATGATGGAAAATGGACCTTGTTGTTCGACGGGGCCTCAAACATAATGGGGCATGGGATTGGGGTTGTTTTAATATCTCCAAAAGAAAAGTTCATACCTATCACAGCgcgattgtgttttgattgtaccaATAATATGGCAGAATATGAAGCTTGTGCCATGGGAGTTTTGGGTGCTTTGGAATCAAAAGCAAAAGTTCTAGAAGTATATGGAGATTCAGCCATAGTCATTAACCAGCTTAACCAAGAATGGGAAACTCGAGATAAGAAGTTAATACATTATTTTACCTACATAAAAGAATTGTCTTtagaatttgacaaaatcacgtTTCACCATGTCCCTCGAGAAGACAATCAATTGGTTGATGCTTTGGCTACTTTATCATCTATGTTCAAAATGAATCAAAACGATGAAATCCCATCAATTAAAATGGAGAGTCGAGATTATCCAGCCTACTGCCATGTCATGGAAGAAGAAACTGACGGAAAACCGTGGTATCACGACATCAAACATTATCTTATAAATAGAGAATATCCTCCCGGAATATTggagaatgagaaaagaaaTTTGAGATGGTTATCCGCGAGCTTTTTTGTGaacgaaaatattttgtataagagGAATCACGATATGGTACTCCTCAGATGTGTTGATGTTAATGAGGCGAAGGAAATTCTACAAGATATCCACGATGGCTCTTATGGGATCCATATGAATGGACACGCCATGTCTAGAAAGATTCTTCGGGCCGGATATTATTGGCTCACCCTAGAAAAAGATTGTTATAATTATGTAAAGAAATGttataaatgtcaaatatatgctgataaTATCCACGCCCCACCAGTGCCCCTGAACACCCTTTCAGTGCCCTAAACGTTCTCAATGTGGGGCATATACGTCATCGGAATGGTCGAACCGAAAGCATCAAATGGACATCGCTTCATCTTGGTGGCAATTGATTACTTTACCAAATGGGTAGAGGCAGCTTCATACGCCAATGTAACCAAAAATGTGGtagtcaaatttataaaaagggAATTAATATGTCGTTATGGTCTACCAAGCAAGATCATTACTGACAATGCcacaaatctaaataaaaaaatgatgtatGAATTGTGTGTCCCctttaaaattcaacaccaCAACTCGTCCCCGTACAGACCAAAAATGAATGGTGCAGTTGAAGCagcaaataaaaacatcaaaaaaattattcagaaaATGGTTATAACATACAAAGATTGGCATGAGATGTTGCCATTTGCACTACATGGGTATCGTACTTCGGTACGCACTTCAACTGGGGCAACCCCTTTTTCCTTAGTATATGGGATGGAGGTTATGCTACCTATTGAAGTAGAAATCCCCTCGCTAAGAGTATTAATGGAAGCTAAACTAGAGGAGTCGGAATGGGTACAAACACGTTTTGATCAACTGAAtttgattgaagaaaaaatgTTGGCGACCTTATGCCATGGGCAATTATATAAGAAAAGACTGAAGAAAGCGTATGAGAAAAAAATACGTCCTCGAGAATTCCAGGAAGGTGATCTGGTGCTGAAAAAAATCTTACCCATTCAAAAGGATTATTGTGGGAAATGAACTCCTAACTATGAGGGATCATACGTCGTGAAGAAAGCTTTCTCAGGTGGAGCTTTGATCCTTATGAATATGGATGGAAAAGATTTAGCTCTTCCTGTAAACTCAGACGCTGTAAAAAAGTATTAagcttaaataaataatacccGTTAGGTTGAAAATCTGATAAggcaacctaggcaaaaattagggtacaaaaaatatatccgctaggttgaaaacctgaaagggcggcCTAGGCAAAAACtagggtaaaaaaaaaaaaaagaaccgctaggttgaaaacctgaaagggcaacCTAGACAAAAATTAGGGTGCACAAAAAATATCTgttaggttaaaaacccaaaagggCGACctaagagaagaagaaaaacaaaaaaaaagaatataaactCGAAAAGACAAAATGAACAATATGGATTGGATTATCGCATGAGAAGTTAGTACAATCTACCTTTGAATTACTAGTAACCAAGTTGGGTCTCCCAcgcatttcttttgttttatcttatgtatattcTACCATTGAATTACTAGCAACAAAGTCGGGTCTTCCAcctatttcttttgttttatcttatatgtattcttttttctttcaatatattcatatatactattattacctttataatttaactcttTTTCCTAAATGCATCTTATGATTATCATgtattggaaagtaaaacatataccATAACTCGATATAATGAAACCGAATAAAATATAGGTTGTTTACAGTATAAGATATACAACGACATGAGATCCAACTTAAgatcacaatattaattcttcttcaaaaaagaaaaaaaaaagaaagaacggaagaaaaggaaaaacagaagaggacaaaaaaaaagagatcaaagatatcacgttcaaataaaaaagtataagggttttttctcattcatgatttgaatggtcgtgtccaataaaaatattaataaaaactgacatattcattcattcattcatgaaattttgtaaatttaaagccgagaaaacgactcgcatgttgaagccgcgaaaatgactcgcacccgaagccgagaaaacgacccgcatgttgaagccgggaaaacgactcgcacccagaagccgagaaaacgacccgcatgttgaagccgggaaaacgactcgcatccgaagccgagaaaacgacccacatgttgaagctgggaaaacgactcgcacttgaagccgagaaaatgacccgcatgttgaaggcgggaaaacgacttgcaccctaaagccgagaaaacgacccgcatgttgatgccgggaaaacgactcacacccgaagccgagaaaacgactcgcatgttgaagccgagcaaacgactcgcacccgaagccgagaaaacgacccgcacgTTGAAGCCAgaaaaacgactcgcacctgaagccgagaaaacgacccgcatgttgtaGCCCGAAAATGACGCACACCCGatgccgagaaaacgacccgcatgttgaagctgggaaaacgattcgcacccgaagccgagaaaatgactcgcatcttgaagtcgggaaaacgaaacgaattcttctaaaaattatttttcagacaaaattagaatttgttatctttacttatttttactttgattctCAAGTAAATTCTAAGTAAAAAGGGGCagctgttgacacctaattttatctgatttttactttttattaaaaaaggaaataatagtaataataataaatatataaatatatgtgaagaaatataaaaataaaaataaataattaggcatataagcttttaacaatcacaagtgttttcggttcttgtttgcctctaattcttgttcagactattttcaaaattataaaaaaaaatttaaagaaataaaaataaaggaaactgaaaagaaatgaattgatggtcataaaaatcgatgcaataatgatcaaaataaatgaaaaaaaccgaaaagaaattgattgatggtcataaaaatcagaataatggtgatcaattgaatagaaaagaaaaccgaagaaatgaatcaatggcaataagaatcggtataattgtggccaattaaaagaaaagaaaccgaaaaaatagattaatggtaatcaattgacaattattcttttgtgttttgaaatctatacccaaaagtctataaatagtctgcCACAAGAAGACAAAGAGGAGCACAATTGGAAAGACAAATTgagagcacaaaaaaaaaatagagagattaattagaaaaagagaagaagataATCTGATCTTGAAATAATCAGTCTAGTAAGGTAtcattttcttattcttttctctattctgcttattagtattttttttttgtattttttttaaatatatatattgtttctctttctattttttttttcgtttataaaaaataaactcatatgttaagctttcattttattttttaaatcgtttaatcctaaaattgttttctttgcaatataaaataataaaaaaaatgtaactaattgatgtttatagatcaagacaacaaatttcatcatatTGTAATGTAATAGAAAATTCATTATAcgtctttatcaaataaaaaaaattataacagataaatgtttttacccttaagattagaattaatggtTTTCGTCGCCAGATGAAATTCATTCGCGCTCGCTGCACCATATTATTCACTTTCAATCGTTAGTGGCCTTTATGTCGCGACAGatccgacaacgtacgagcaaatcatttaacagattatttcaccgTCATGTCCATTtgtctcgttcacataccgccatgttacattttttttctttctaaattattatttttttctttactttcaaacagacaaatattattattattattattattattattataattattatatttatcatcattattattattattacatttttattttcattttttaatacatatataaataaaaaaataataataaaatcggtcaacacacaaatattttctacccaagaactacgtgtgttttgatttccctattgcacctggggatacgtaggagcaaggtcttccccttgtcaaaccaaattaataaaaaaaaaaaattttttttcttctttcattaatgtaaataatttaactttttattattctttttggggtaaaaataaataaatagtttgtatataattaattataggataATCGTTTTAACGGACGTTTTAGGGTGATAATAGttccctactcgtaatcgactcttGAATCTAAATTTTGGgttcaaaaacatttttttaagttttatccaatatttcctttaataaaaaataaaattggtggcgactctttTTTCGCGTACAAACCAGACGCGACAATTGTTATTGTTAAATACTTGCTTATTTCGGTTATGTTGTGgattctcttatttttaaaGATACTTGTTAACGTTCATTACTTACTCATTCTGGTTGTGTATTTGTTgagatttgagttaatttgaattgctgacatgattaatttaattaccttttgattggGTTGTGGCTTGTGGTTCTAACTTTGGTTTGCTAAtcttttgttatagtggatagttagaaataattttttttgaatgacTAACTATATGTTTGAAACcattaatttaattgagataatACAAATTATGGATTGATAGACATTGTCTTTGGTATTCTAACGTGATTATTACACTTTACATCTGGTTAATGAAGTCAAAttcataatcataataataataataataataataataataataataataataataataataataataataataataataataataataacaacaacaacaacaataataataataataataataataataataataataataataataattcttgaatattagagctcggtagaacttagaattaaaaaaaaaaattgacattttgAAAGAGTTAAAGTTgactttattttgtaaaatgtaaataaattttgtttaaattactcttaattattttaaaaaaataaattgagttgaaatttttgttaatttacaaaataacaacaattctacactattgattttattttatttctaaaatagCTGAAAATTCACACTATAGTTTACTATGTGTTGTttttaagaagaagaaaaaaagttgtTGTTACGTTGGTTTACAGGGGGCTGGTGTGAATATTGAATTGTGTGGGTGTTgagatatttgtttgaaatgattgattttatgatttatgatattatgaactcattaaTGTTTAAGttgatattagaattttaaattttaagaaatcaGTAGTTACTTTTAATGGTACTAAAAGAAACGAAATTGtgggttttaattttaaatcacgtGTTGATGATTCTATCtaaatgattaatgtttttatattgtttttgtaTCAATTTAGGACGTTcttcatgattttgaaatagtataaaatttatattactagcaatagtaattcttgaatgtTCAAGGttagttgaaattttatagttagacatttagaaacaaaaaaattgtgaagggattaaaattgatttattttataaaaagaaatattttatgtgtgaattattgttgacttattttagagaattagattgtgttggagttgtgttgattcttaaaataataaaataatatatatatttatggtgattttatttaaaatttagattagtcacaCAAGAGAAAGGTAAATTGCGCCAAGTTTTACTATGtgctatttttaaataaaaaaaatctagaaGATTTGTTGGTAAAATAGTTTTCAGAAatcagaaaaatatatatatatatatatatatatatatataaatatagacatgtttaataataataataataatatttttttatcttgagatgtataattatttttcatgttttataacgtgatttgatttgatttcaaaatataggttgaaaaaaaattattttaagagttcttaaatattttgagaggTATTTTGGTAGTTAAGGTATTGGTGAATTTTTAGTaaatcttattgattttaaaaatagtttaaaaaaaaaatcctaagaTTTATTACGAAGTAATCCaaggaaaagtttgaaattctgaagaaaaattattttatggtattaaaatattagtgatcctttcaaaatagtttaagtgttagaaatcaaattttaaagtatttatttaccactaaaatgatttatgtactacgagatttattttagttttatgaatGTTATAGTAACTCCGAGTAAAAATAGTTGCTTACTTTACAtgctaattgaaaaatctttgtttcaatttttgttaaatgttaaagattgattcaattatttttttaattaatactttaaTTGTGAAAAATTTGTAGTTGTTGGATTGTTATGAGAATATTCTACATCATGATGTCAATTATTGAATAAGTTATATGATGTATATGTGATTAGGTGAATGTGAAAGTGTTTATGTTTCAGGCATTCTAAGTGTTGGGAAGTTGTGAATAATGTTTAGAGTCGCTGAAAGTGTTTAAATATGAAATGAttctatattattttgattgatgattcatattgatgcaagtgtccttacttttgttgttataattagttgtaaattacaaataaattactaggAAGGGGTAATTAAATGAgatttaacttgaagtaaggagtaggagttatGGCGTTGCCTTTGCACTCCTGTAccacgttaaagatacttttaattatccatatttgaatttgaatgactgcAGTTATAGTttcttaagtagttgactacatgagtaggagggactagctaccccgatgactcatcgtccATAAAAGTGAAaacgataactcattattttgttagaagtaccttttaattttatttttaaatagttaaaaaacatgttcaccgcttatataaattgaatgcatttaattattaaatatatgttattaggaaatagtatctctatattagttttttatttatttttctccttgattatatacaacgtatgtttttatagagtaattgattggaaatttattataatattattaagtttttagatgtgtttaatatttcaaaaattgcTCTCTTTGTTAGACctatattaaatttgttgaatgtttggtgataggatttagactttattttaaggagtaaaactattaatattttgtttgaaagaagtagttgaaattgacaacgtaCTTGGAATGTGTTTTATTTAACTAAACTAAATCAACtatgttattattgacaaaatctatatgttatgttatgttttatatataaattacagtgagtaactctatggtattttatttcataatggaataataaatgtgatattttatttcataattgaatgataaatgttgtgtttaattgatttattttgtcatgatAGTCTATCATGCTATGTTAATTGATTTTTTGCATGTAATGcttaattggagattgaatgtcttaaatatgtttatagactaagtttgaatcttgagggtggtaagttagatattagttcactcaccgCAAATTTCGAGAacgaaattctttaacaaggggagaattgtaacaccctattagtaatattttaataattaaattgtatttaaaaaaacaaaagtgttaaaaaaatagttttgataattgtttgttttatttaaataaataaataaagaagtaACATATGTTTTATGAGTTAGGCCCATATGCAATATTAAaacctaattaaataaaataaaatattaattgaaaacagaaagaaagaaaatatgaGAAGGACTAAAAGACAGAGGCGCTAAATAGAACTGATGCTGCTATAGTATCCAATTTGAGAGAGAATCAACAAAATCGACACCGGCGGTCCAAAACTGTTCCAGAAAATTTCCTCCTTTTTCgttcaaatttcagtatgttgtttctCATATTTTGTTAGTAAATTAAACAtactttttcagatttttaacaaccctaatttctctataaaatatCTGAGTTATTCGTTtctaaaatttcttattttgcaccgttctccttcaccataagtccgatttgagtgaagccaacgccaaaacgaccgtgtgaaaagtggctatattatccattgattggttttttgatttatggtaagactccttgaccgaatttcaaattttattttagagtgccttctcataatttatttttaatgtttacccataaactgtcgagttagatcaattaaggacaaagagtcaatgaacaaaagTTGTTCGCTCGTGGAATCGAATTCATGTGTGAAAACGTCGAAATAAGGAAAGGGGTGAGAGAGTGTTtcaattcatgagtataatacaTTGTGAGATGAATGAGAAAATCGTATTTCCTaatgattcatccggggctcgctacgtacgacagtagccctttgagtgagaaattaattaatgtgcaaataagaaaattgtgagattaaaatgtggtatagaaatatttataaggtgttgattgatttaatttcgttaaacatgtgatatttgatattattgtgatatttaacattattgtgatatttgatattattgtgatatttgatatcattgtgatatttaatttcaaacgaatttggtgcatatgtttgattaaatgagtttatgtgaatgcagtgtataatgtaagATTATTTGATaatgatgtgtgatttatgatataatttgtgataagtttatgcgatgatcatgatgatgtttgattgatgatagtgattctataaaattgtgatgagtttatgtgatgagatatgattaatgatagtgatattgtgaatttgtgatgagaatattgaattaccccatagttggtgaaataattttgattgcaatttgtgtttgacatgacggtcttaatggagtatcataggccaacgaggggagaaaataaatattgagaatttgtgaagtgaagattttgtcatcatataggtagggtctgacaagcctagtgattttggggaagtacaactgaatgaacctgatcgtggcggtctactattgagccttaaagcaagattgttagaccttggaggtatacGGGTGGGAATTCCTAGGTGGCTTGGAGGTAGCaatccaaatgtcgggagctatcacgcaacacatgtttacctcgactgtcacgtatatgtctctcgggttgagttgaggggatctatgaggacagggccaatttgaattgtctgtataccgagatggtggcatagtatcaagcctcctacctaggcttattcttgtccaattagggtttttaaccaatcttgtgcatcccataagttcatttgtgtcattggatgaacatttagttcattttcgtcctccctaggcttattcttgtgcaattagggtttttaaccaatcttgtgcatccaataagttcatttgtgtaattggatgaacatttaggtcattttcgtcatccctaggcttattcttgtccaatttgggtttttaaccaatcttgtgcacccaataagttcatttgtgtaattggatgaacatttaggtcattttcgtcctccctaggcttattcttgtgcaattagggtttttaaccaatcttgtgcatccaataagttcatttgtgtaattggatgagcatttagagcaatttcgtcctccctaggcttattcatgtcaaattagggtttttaaccaatct is a genomic window of Cicer arietinum cultivar CDC Frontier isolate Library 1 unplaced genomic scaffold, Cicar.CDCFrontier_v2.0 Ca_scaffold_6223_v2.0, whole genome shotgun sequence containing:
- the LOC101493628 gene encoding uncharacterized protein, whose amino-acid sequence is MGCVLGQHDETGKKEHAIYYLSKKFTDVETRYTMLERTCCALAWTAHRLRQYMLCHTTYLISKIDPIKYIFEKPALTGRIARWQVMLLEYDITYVTQKAIKGSALADYLANQPVDDYKSMQCEFPEENIMVLFEEYDDGKWTLLFDGASNIMGHGIGVVLISPKEKFIPITARLCFDCTNNMAEYEACAMGVLGALESKAKVLEVYGDSAIVINQLNQEWETRDKKLIHYFTYIKELSLEFDKITFHHVPREDNQLVDALATLSSMFKMNQNDEIPSIKMESRDYPAYCHVMEEETDGKPWYHDIKHYLINREYPPGILENEKRNLRWLSASFFVNENILYKRNHDMVLLRCVDVNEAKEILQDIHDGSYGIHMNGHAMSRKILRAGYYWLTLEKDCYNYVKKCYKCQIYADNIHAPPVPLNTLSVP